One stretch of Eupeodes corollae chromosome 2, idEupCoro1.1, whole genome shotgun sequence DNA includes these proteins:
- the LOC129947644 gene encoding zinc finger protein 271-like, translating into MSVKLDDSVCRVCLSSSGSITIFDDCGKDDQFRYCTSLEASKEDGLPSKLCKKCNDHLKVAYDFRFQAIYAEKYFRKTIFLPSFKKEDETSHSNVGEDDRNTNNHCIDELDENMAEIDMLLAIHTERVEDANDEENNDNDDHGCNGGDNNNEMMDTSEFFDHESVDIDEKQVEIIGMETFEKEKREQKEQKVKLEIANVPPPLVSVPERNTRYEMTSAVGLSSIPLESPHNSNQSSSLPQTHVDIDEIQQFPDSDSFGESIQNITLENTNDRSEHLEIHPVLKNDPSGYEFSVPTTMTVGYDSFSTSSQIQFQQMPPLQIDYEQQPLQEPVQTNSESYDFPSYQESFSTYGTQTTEIVPHPQQPQENIQQFQQQQQKQIPEKLPNNNNFKSEHSTERTILAKAKKAKNTTSSCKERIECNICGSVFTHLNSLKTHLLKHSGEKPFKCEFCDKAFARKTVLNIHRRLHTGEKPYKCSLCPSAFVTKEALARHLQKDHVEEVGANFRRDKVSYICSICNKSRCSKYSLASHMKTHLNETKVRRKIVRKRKEKKRDEVTSPADLPLKYSCKICHKGFTNKWELCTHAESHNMHKTFECDVCQRTFDKKFHLLYHLQTHEGGEELVKAKVKPSVEQMSVPDKPKEEEADDQIQKPNQKLRVLKRRRRKKATKLDYEEEEQDEDDEMNHDESEDDDQGRKKSSKTKSTRSQRENLKVLRTSSKIECLICQAVFTHPTSLKIHMLVHSGERPYKCDHCDKSFTRKTVLNIHRRLHTGEKPYKCPLCDSAHVTKDALMRHMSKDHDEDREADRIKFTCGVCHKPMGTKYSLQTHMKLHEQRQTENTAELNFSCNMCTESFDTKADYAKHMQVHDSHRNFQCDICQVTFEKKFKLLFHLQTHKIEDLPCKKCGETFTIRENLIQHVKTEHIDPQNMDFQCPTCNMGQYDTRDLKLHMLNCHDVVMGELNSCDMCGESHSTAAEYYKHMHDKHDSISKTCNECKKYFDSRKAFDKHILTHYM; encoded by the exons ATGTCTGTCAAATTGGACGATTCCGTTTGCCGGGTGTGTTTAAGTTCCTCCGGGAGCATAACAATTTTTGATGATTGTGGCAAAGATGATCAATTTCGTTATTGTACATCACTTGAG GCCTCCAAAGAAGATGGTCTCCCCTCAAAACTCTGCAAGAAGTGCAACGATCACCTGAAAGTCGCCTACGACTTTCGTTTCCAAGCCATTTATGccgaaaaatattttagaaagacCATTTTTCTGCCATCGTTTAAGAAAGAAGACGAAACTTCTCATAGCAATGTCGGCGAGGACGATAGGAATACAAACAATCATTGTATTGATGAACTGGACGAGAATATGGCCGAGATTGATATGTTGCTCGCCATCCACACGGAACGCGTTGAAGATGCCAATGACGAGGAAAATAATGACAACGACGACCATGGCTGCAATGGCGGGGACAACAACAATGAGATGATGGACACCAGCGAGTTCTTTGATCACGAAAGTGTAGACATAGATGAGAAACAAGTTGAAATCATTGGGATGGAAACATTCGAAAAGGAAAAACGCGAACAAAAAGAGCAGAAGGTTAAGTTGGAAATCGCCAATGTTCCACCTCCTTTGGTGTCCGTTCCTGAGCGTAACACAAGGTACGAGATGACATCAGCGGTTGGGCTATCAAGTATACCTTTGGAGTCGCCTCATAACAGCAACCAGAGCAGCAGTCTGCCTCAAACTCATGTTGACATCGATGAAATTCAGCAATTCCCAGATTCAGATAGTTTCGGTGAGTCTATTCAAAATATAACCTTGGAAAACACCAATGACAGATCTGAGCATCTTGAAATCCATCCTGTCTTGAAGAACGATCCATCTGGATATGAGTTTAGTGTTCCCACAACCATGACAGTCGGCTACGATTCGTTTTCGACGTCATCCCAGATTCAGTTTCAACAAATGCCTCCTCTCCAGATAGATTACGAGCAACAGCCATTACAAGAACCTGTCCAAACGAACTCGGAGAGTTATGATTTCCCATCCTatcaagaatcattttcaacTTATGGCACACAAACTACCGAAATAGTTCCTCATCCACAGCAACCACAAGAAAACATTCAACAGttccagcagcagcagcaaaaacaaatcCCAGAAAAATTACCCAATAACAACAATTTCAAGTCTGAGCATTCAACGGAAAGGACAATTCTGGCGAAggcaaaaaaagcaaaaaatacaaCGTCAAGTTGCAAGGAACGCATAGAATGTAATATTTGCGGAAGTGTCTTCACTCATTTAAATTCCCTGAAAACCCATCTGCTAAAGCACTCGGGGGAGAAACCCTTCAAGTGTGAATTCTGCGATAAGGCTTTTGCCCGCAAAACTGTCCTCAATATTCACCGGCGTCTGCACACCGGGGAGAAGCCCTACAAGTGTTCTCTGTGCCCAAGTGCCTTTGTTACCAAGGAAGCTTTGGCG AGACATTTACAAAAGGACCACGTAGAAGAAGTTGGTGCGAATTTCAGGCGTGATAAAGTCTCATACATTTGTTCCATATGCAACAAGTCTCGTTGCTCCAAATACTCCCTCGCCTCTCACATGAAGACGCACTTGAATGAGACAAAGGTGCGGCGAAAGATAGTTCGCAAGAGAAAGGAAAAAAAGCGTGACGAAGTCACATCCCCTGCTGACTTGCCTCTGAAATACTCCTGCAAAATCTGCCACAAAGGCTTCACCAACAAATGGGAACTCTGCACCCATGCCGAGTCGCACAACATGCATAAGACATTCGAATGTGATGTTTGCCAGAGGACGTTCGATAAGAAATTCCATCTGCTCTATCATCTGCAAACCCACGAAGGTGGTGAGGAATTGGTGAAGGCTAAGGTCAAACCGAGTGTCGAACAAATGAGTGTCCCCGATAAACCGAAAGAGGAGGAGGCAGATGATCAAATTCAAAAACCGAATCAAAAACTTCGAGTGTTAAAGCGACGACGGAGAAAAAAGGCGACAAAACTTGACTACGAGGAAGAAGAGCAGGACGAGGACGATGAGATGAATCATGATGAAAGTGAGGATGATGATCAGGGGAGAAAAAAGTCAAGCAAAACTAAATCTACCCGATCGCAACGTGAAAATCTGAAGGTATTGCGAACGAGCAGTAAAATTGAGTGTCTCATTTGCCAGGCTGTCTTCACACATCCGACATCCCTGAAAATTCACATGCTCGTCCATTCGGGCGAACGCCCCTACAAATGTGACCACTGTGATAAATCATTTACCAGGAAGACCGTCCTCAATATCCATCGACGTTTGCACACCGGCGAGAAGCCCTACAAGTGTCCGCTCTGTGATAGTGCTCACGTCACAAAAGATGCTTTGATG cgCCACATGTCGAAGGATCACGATGAGGATCGTGAAGCTGATCGGATTAAATTCACCTGCGGTGTCTGCCACAAACCCATGGGCACCAAATACTCCCTGCAAACGCACATGAAGCTCCACGAACAACGCCAGACGGAGAATACAGCTGAGCTGAATTTCTCTTGCAACATGTGCACCGAGTCGTTCGATACGAAGGCCGATTATGCGAAGCATATGCAGGTCCACGACTCGCACAGAAACTTCCAATGTGACATTTGTCAGGTGACGTTCGAGAAGAAATTCAAACTTCTCTTTCACTTGCAAACCCACAAGATCGAGGATCTGCCGTGTAAGAAATGTGGAGAGACTTTTACCATAAG agAAAACCTCATACAACATGTGAAAACAGAACACATCGATCCTCAGAACATGGACTTCCAATGCCCCACCTGCAACATGGGTCAATATGATACTCGGGATCTAAAGTTACACATGTTAAATTGCCACGACGTGGTGATGGGTGAATTGAATTCGTGCGATATGTGCGGAGAGAGTCATTCCACCGCCGCGGAGTACTACAAACATATGCACGACAAACATGATTCAATCAGCAAGACGTGCAATGAGTGCAAGAAGTACTTTGACTCACGAAAAGCATTCGATAAGCACATTCTTACGCATTATATGTAA
- the LOC129948250 gene encoding jerky protein homolog-like — MKNNNLSKKALLILDNAPSHRPENELQSDDGCIRTMFMPPNATPLIQPMDQNVIRLTKLHYRTSLLSDVISKGRDVEKMLKKFNLRDALTCLQGAWDKLTPEVIEKCWHELFAYEAVSSDEDEDVRLAVLQQRMQLEEINQVSTTALSMLQEVFPDVSQ; from the coding sequence ATGAAGAATAATAACCTTTCAAAAAAGGCATTGCTTATTCTTGATAATGCCCCAAGTCATCGACCTGAAAATGAACTTCAAAGCGATGATGGCTGCATTCGGACAATGTTCATGCCTCCAAATGCAACACCACTTATTCAACCAATGGATCAAAATGTAATAAGGCTCACAAAGTTGCACTACCGAACAAGCCTTTTGTCAGATGTTATCTCTAAAGGGCGAGATGTTGAaaagatgttgaaaaaatttaatttacgtgACGCTCTGACATGCCTTCAAGGAGCTTGGGACAAACTTACACCGGAAGTTATTGAAAAGTGTTGGCATGAACTGTTTGCATATGAAGCTGTTTCTAGTGACGAGGACGAAGATGTCCGTCTTGCTGTACTACAACAAAGAATGCAACTGGAGGAAATAAACCAGGTTTCAACCACAGCACTGAGTATGCTACAAGAAGTTTTTCCTGACGTAagtcaataa